Proteins encoded by one window of Luteitalea sp.:
- a CDS encoding short-chain dehydrogenase, translating to MGTLDLFRLDGQRAFVTGASRGLGRSMALALADAGAD from the coding sequence ATGGGAACACTCGATCTTTTTCGTCTGGACGGCCAGCGGGCGTTCGTAACCGGCGCGAGCCGCGGCCTGGGGCGGTCCATGGCCTTGGCTCTGGCCGATGCCGGCGCCGAC